In Prochlorococcus marinus XMU1404, the following proteins share a genomic window:
- the metK gene encoding methionine adenosyltransferase, with protein MSDFIFTSESVTEGHPDKICDQISDAVLDALLTEDPESRVACETVVNTGLCLLTGEITSKAKIDYIKLVRNVIKEIGYEGYKAGGFDANSCSVLVALDEQSPDISQGVNNADDINDDLEDNTGAGDQGIMFGYACDETPELMPLPISLAHRLAIQLAKVRHEEVLNYLLPDGKTQVSIDYKKGVPVSINTILISTQHNPEIDGTTNEEEIRQKIKEDLWKNVVIPATEDLEIKPSINETRFLVNPTGKFVVGGPQGDAGLTGRKIIVDTYGGYARHGGGAFSGKDPTKVDRSAAYAARYVAKSIVKAKLAKRAEVQLSYAIGVAKPISILVETFDTGIISQANLTELIKQYFDLRPAAIIKEFNLRNLPKKMGGKFFRKTASYGHFGRRDLELPWENVEEKAAELAEASKVFL; from the coding sequence ATGAGTGATTTCATCTTCACTTCTGAATCCGTTACTGAAGGCCATCCTGACAAAATATGTGATCAAATAAGCGACGCTGTTTTAGATGCCTTATTAACAGAAGATCCAGAAAGCAGAGTTGCATGCGAAACTGTTGTCAATACAGGTCTTTGTTTACTTACTGGAGAAATAACTTCTAAAGCAAAAATTGATTATATAAAACTTGTAAGGAATGTAATTAAAGAAATTGGATATGAAGGCTATAAAGCAGGTGGTTTTGATGCAAATAGTTGCTCTGTTTTAGTAGCGCTTGACGAGCAATCGCCAGATATTTCTCAAGGAGTAAACAATGCAGATGATATTAATGATGATTTGGAAGATAATACTGGAGCTGGTGACCAAGGCATAATGTTTGGTTATGCATGCGATGAAACACCTGAGTTAATGCCATTACCGATTAGCTTAGCGCATAGATTAGCCATTCAACTTGCCAAAGTAAGACACGAAGAAGTCCTCAATTATCTCCTCCCTGATGGTAAAACTCAAGTAAGTATTGATTACAAAAAAGGGGTGCCAGTTTCGATTAATACCATTTTAATTTCAACTCAACATAACCCTGAAATAGATGGGACCACTAATGAAGAAGAAATTCGTCAAAAAATCAAAGAAGATCTATGGAAGAATGTTGTAATTCCAGCTACAGAAGATTTAGAAATCAAACCAAGCATTAACGAAACAAGATTTCTGGTAAACCCAACTGGAAAATTTGTCGTAGGAGGTCCTCAAGGAGATGCAGGACTTACTGGCAGAAAAATTATTGTAGATACTTATGGTGGATATGCAAGACACGGAGGAGGGGCATTCTCAGGTAAAGATCCCACAAAAGTGGATAGATCAGCCGCTTATGCAGCACGGTATGTAGCTAAAAGTATAGTTAAGGCAAAGTTAGCAAAAAGAGCAGAAGTACAATTAAGTTATGCAATTGGAGTTGCGAAACCGATTTCAATTCTTGTTGAAACTTTTGATACTGGTATTATTTCACAAGCTAATTTGACTGAGCTTATTAAACAGTACTTTGATTTAAGACCTGCAGCAATTATAAAAGAGTTTAACTTAAGAAATCTACCAAAAAAAATGGGTGGTAAATTTTTCAGAAAGACTGCATCCTATGGACATTTTGGCAGAAGAGATCTTGAACTTCCTTGGGAAAATGTAGAAGAAAAAGCAGCCGAATTAGCGGAGGCTTCCAAGGTATTTTTATAA
- a CDS encoding 30S ribosomal protein S1, whose amino-acid sequence MNENSSQTIKELSEDKKVKNSSSLDNESPSLNEEDLSFEKNDIPSADSSSSRRNTDFDNAGFTQEEFASLLGKYDYNFKPGDLVKGTVFALEPKGAMIDIGAKTAAFMPVQEVSINRVEGLNDVLQPSESREFFIMSEENEDGQLALSIRRIEYQRAWERVRQLQKEDATIYSEVFATNRGGALVRVEGLRGFIPGSHISARKIKDDLEGEYLPLKFLEVDEERNRLVLSHRRALVEKKMNRLEVGEVVVGSVKGIKPYGAFIDIGGVSGLLHISEISHEHIETPHNILNVNDQMKVMIIDLDSERGRISLSTKALEPEPGDMLTDPQKVFNKAEEMAAKYKQMLFEQTDDIEESTTATGETI is encoded by the coding sequence ATGAACGAAAATTCTTCCCAAACTATTAAAGAACTTTCTGAGGATAAAAAAGTTAAAAATTCTTCTTCATTAGATAACGAATCACCATCCCTAAATGAGGAAGATTTATCATTTGAAAAGAATGATATCCCTTCAGCAGATTCTTCTTCTAGCAGAAGAAATACAGATTTTGACAACGCAGGGTTCACTCAAGAAGAATTCGCATCACTTTTGGGAAAGTATGACTATAATTTCAAGCCTGGTGATTTAGTAAAAGGTACCGTTTTCGCTTTAGAGCCCAAAGGGGCCATGATAGATATAGGCGCAAAAACAGCCGCTTTTATGCCTGTTCAAGAAGTTTCAATAAATAGAGTTGAAGGACTTAATGATGTTTTACAACCTTCTGAAAGCAGAGAATTTTTTATAATGAGTGAAGAAAATGAAGATGGCCAATTAGCCCTCTCCATTAGAAGAATTGAATATCAAAGAGCATGGGAAAGGGTTAGACAGCTTCAAAAAGAAGATGCAACTATATATTCCGAAGTTTTTGCAACAAACAGAGGAGGTGCTCTTGTGAGAGTTGAAGGCTTGAGAGGTTTTATCCCAGGCTCGCATATTAGTGCACGGAAAATCAAAGATGACTTAGAAGGTGAATATTTACCTTTAAAATTTCTTGAAGTTGATGAAGAGAGAAACAGATTAGTTCTAAGTCATAGGAGAGCCTTAGTTGAGAAAAAAATGAATAGACTTGAGGTAGGAGAAGTTGTTGTAGGTTCTGTAAAAGGTATTAAACCTTATGGAGCATTTATTGATATTGGAGGAGTTAGTGGTCTATTGCACATTTCCGAGATCAGTCATGAACATATCGAGACACCTCATAATATTTTAAATGTTAATGATCAAATGAAAGTCATGATAATTGACCTTGATTCTGAAAGAGGAAGAATTTCCTTATCTACTAAAGCACTTGAACCCGAACCAGGCGATATGCTAACTGACCCTCAAAAAGTTTTTAATAAAGCCGAAGAAATGGCTGCTAAATACAAGCAAATGTTATTTGAACAAACTGACGACATCGAAGAAAGTACCACTGCGACAGGTGAAACAATATAA
- the nrdR gene encoding transcriptional regulator NrdR codes for MQCPTCQNTDSRVLESRSADSGKSVRRRRECLNCSFRFTTYERVETMPVSVVKKDGSRELFDKQKLFTGISRACEKTTFTSEAIINFVDGIESQIVQDSNKDIKSSQIGELILKGLRKENEVAYIRYASVYRKFNGVKDFVSTLESLKGSSKNQLASIL; via the coding sequence ATGCAGTGTCCAACCTGTCAAAACACAGATAGCAGAGTTTTGGAATCAAGATCTGCTGATAGTGGTAAAAGCGTTCGAAGAAGAAGAGAGTGCTTAAATTGCAGCTTCAGGTTTACAACCTATGAAAGGGTTGAAACAATGCCAGTTTCAGTTGTTAAAAAAGATGGGAGCAGAGAATTATTTGATAAACAAAAATTATTTACGGGCATATCAAGAGCTTGCGAAAAAACTACCTTCACTAGTGAAGCAATTATAAACTTTGTAGATGGAATTGAATCACAAATCGTTCAAGACTCTAATAAAGATATAAAATCTTCACAAATTGGGGAATTAATACTTAAAGGTCTAAGGAAAGAAAACGAGGTTGCTTATATAAGATACGCTTCAGTTTACAGAAAATTTAATGGAGTAAAAGATTTTGTTTCTACTCTTGAGTCTCTAAAAGGAAGTTCAAAAAACCAATTAGCTTCAATTTTATAA
- a CDS encoding photosystem II reaction center protein T: MEAFAYVLILTLAVVTLFFAVAFRDPPKFDKK; encoded by the coding sequence ATGGAAGCTTTTGCCTACGTACTAATTTTAACTCTCGCAGTTGTAACCTTATTCTTTGCTGTCGCTTTTAGAGACCCACCTAAATTTGATAAAAAATGA
- the psbB gene encoding photosystem II chlorophyll-binding protein CP47 — MGLPWYRVHTVVINDPGRLLAVHLMHTALLAGWAGSMALYELAIFDPSDAVLNPMWRQGMYVMPFMARLGITSSWNGWDITGATGVDPGFWSFEGVAAAHIVFSGLLMLASIWHWTYWDLDLWEDSRTGEPALDLPRIFGIHLLLAGITCFGFGAFHCANVGIWVSDPYGLSGHVEPVAPSWGVEGFNPFNPGGIVANHIAAGLMGIIGGIFHITNRPGERLYRALKLGSLEGVLASALAAVLFVSFVVSGTMWYGSATTPVELFGPTRYQWDSGYFKTEINRRVQAAIDNGATKEEAYASIPEKLAFYDYVGNSPAKGGLFRVGALVNGDGLPTGWQGHIAFQDKEGNELEVRRIPNFFENFPVILEDKEGNVRADIPFRRAEAKYSFEQTGITATIYGGDLNGQTFTDPAVVKRLARKAQLGEAFKFDRETYKSDGVFRSSPRAWFTYAHLCFGLLFLFGHWWHASRTLYRNSFAGIDAEIGDQVEFGLFKKLGDETTRRIPGRV; from the coding sequence ATGGGATTGCCTTGGTATCGAGTTCACACAGTAGTTATTAATGACCCAGGTCGACTACTTGCTGTGCATCTTATGCATACTGCATTATTAGCCGGCTGGGCCGGTTCAATGGCTCTTTATGAATTAGCCATTTTTGATCCTTCTGATGCTGTTCTCAATCCAATGTGGAGACAGGGAATGTACGTTATGCCTTTCATGGCAAGACTAGGTATCACAAGTAGTTGGAACGGATGGGATATTACGGGTGCTACAGGAGTTGATCCTGGATTTTGGAGTTTTGAAGGAGTCGCAGCTGCACACATAGTGTTTAGTGGACTATTGATGTTGGCCTCTATTTGGCACTGGACATACTGGGATTTAGATTTATGGGAAGATTCAAGAACGGGTGAGCCTGCTCTTGACTTGCCTAGAATATTCGGCATTCACCTCCTGTTAGCTGGAATCACATGTTTTGGTTTTGGAGCATTTCATTGCGCTAACGTTGGTATTTGGGTTTCTGATCCTTATGGATTATCTGGTCATGTTGAACCAGTAGCTCCTTCTTGGGGGGTAGAAGGATTTAATCCTTTTAATCCAGGAGGCATAGTTGCTAATCATATTGCAGCTGGACTTATGGGGATCATTGGAGGTATTTTTCACATTACCAATAGACCTGGAGAAAGACTTTATAGAGCATTAAAACTTGGAAGTCTTGAAGGAGTTCTAGCTAGTGCTTTAGCAGCAGTACTGTTTGTTTCTTTTGTTGTTTCCGGAACAATGTGGTACGGTTCAGCAACAACTCCGGTCGAGTTATTTGGTCCTACTAGATATCAATGGGACTCAGGCTATTTCAAAACTGAAATTAATAGAAGGGTTCAAGCTGCTATAGACAATGGTGCCACTAAAGAAGAGGCATATGCGTCGATTCCAGAGAAATTAGCATTCTACGATTATGTTGGAAATAGTCCTGCCAAAGGAGGATTGTTCAGGGTTGGAGCTCTTGTTAATGGTGATGGCTTACCAACTGGTTGGCAAGGTCACATTGCTTTTCAAGACAAAGAAGGTAACGAACTAGAAGTTAGAAGAATACCTAATTTCTTTGAAAATTTTCCTGTCATTCTTGAAGACAAAGAAGGTAATGTAAGGGCAGATATTCCATTTAGAAGAGCTGAAGCAAAGTATTCATTTGAACAAACTGGCATTACTGCAACTATCTATGGAGGAGACTTAAATGGTCAAACATTTACAGATCCTGCAGTAGTTAAAAGATTAGCCAGAAAGGCTCAACTTGGTGAAGCATTCAAGTTTGATAGAGAGACTTATAAATCTGACGGTGTATTCCGAAGTTCTCCAAGAGCGTGGTTTACATATGCGCATTTATGTTTCGGATTGCTATTCTTGTTTGGCCACTGGTGGCATGCCTCAAGAACTCTTTACAGAAATTCCTTCGCTGGTATTGACGCTGAGATTGGAGACCAAGTTGAATTTGGTTTATTCAAGAAACTTGGTGACGAAACCACAAGAAGAATCCCAGGAAGGGTTTAA
- a CDS encoding 2Fe-2S iron-sulfur cluster-binding protein, which translates to MATIRFIREDLEVQCNSGENLRELVMKENLQLYGLKGILGNCGGAGQCSTCFVSVEGGNKNSLSPLTSVEEEKLKNRPENWRLACQTLIKSSAVILTKPQSPPSNLEELKKISENKKLSR; encoded by the coding sequence ATGGCAACTATCAGATTTATCCGAGAGGATTTAGAAGTTCAATGCAATTCAGGTGAAAACTTAAGAGAATTAGTAATGAAAGAGAACTTACAGCTTTATGGTTTAAAAGGTATTCTAGGTAATTGTGGAGGAGCAGGTCAATGTAGTACTTGTTTTGTTTCAGTTGAAGGAGGAAATAAAAATTCTTTAAGCCCTCTTACTTCCGTTGAAGAAGAAAAACTTAAAAATAGACCAGAAAATTGGCGACTTGCATGCCAAACATTAATAAAATCATCTGCAGTAATTTTAACAAAACCACAATCCCCTCCCTCAAATTTGGAGGAACTAAAAAAAATCAGCGAAAATAAAAAATTATCTCGCTAA
- the psbM gene encoding photosystem II reaction center protein PsbM, translating into METTNFGFVASLLFVGVPTIFLIGLFISTQDGEKSSFYSDSSKGKLGPKR; encoded by the coding sequence ATGGAAACAACCAATTTTGGATTCGTAGCTAGTCTTTTATTTGTAGGAGTTCCAACAATATTCCTCATAGGTCTATTTATCTCTACTCAAGATGGCGAAAAATCTAGCTTCTACTCTGATTCTAGTAAAGGTAAACTTGGTCCAAAACGCTAA
- the prmC gene encoding peptide chain release factor N(5)-glutamine methyltransferase has product MLSIPAKEFLFWKKKQLLKGGNQQSFDVLLDCIGGISTSDLNLLSINPEGNLNLKKTLDFLESVWEDHLFNYSPIQYLCGITFWRNLKLKVTNKVLIPRPETEMIVDIVCKIFGKKSQKLLFAELGTGSGAISIALALAYPLWDGIATDIDEDALEIATENYRNSSTQTNLKFYCGNWWNPLEKFKGKLDLAISNPPYIPIDTYEILPKEVKNFEPKIALLGGEDGLEHITEIIEKAPLFLKDKGWLILENHFDQGEKVKQLLIKNRFTSIEIVNDFSGIGRFTIGRYK; this is encoded by the coding sequence ATGCTTAGCATTCCTGCAAAAGAATTTTTATTTTGGAAAAAAAAACAACTTTTAAAAGGAGGCAATCAACAATCATTTGATGTTTTACTTGATTGTATTGGCGGTATTTCGACTAGTGATCTAAATTTATTAAGCATAAATCCTGAAGGAAATTTAAATTTAAAAAAAACTTTAGACTTTTTAGAATCTGTTTGGGAAGATCATTTATTTAATTATTCCCCCATTCAATACCTTTGTGGAATAACTTTTTGGAGAAACTTAAAATTAAAAGTTACAAATAAAGTACTTATCCCTAGGCCAGAGACCGAAATGATAGTTGATATTGTCTGCAAGATATTTGGAAAGAAATCACAAAAATTATTATTTGCTGAATTAGGAACTGGATCAGGAGCTATAAGTATTGCATTAGCATTAGCCTATCCATTGTGGGATGGAATAGCGACTGATATAGATGAAGATGCTTTAGAAATAGCAACTGAAAATTATAGAAATTCTTCTACACAAACAAATTTGAAATTTTATTGTGGAAATTGGTGGAACCCTCTTGAAAAGTTTAAAGGAAAATTAGATCTGGCTATTTCAAACCCGCCATATATTCCTATAGACACTTATGAAATATTACCCAAAGAAGTAAAAAATTTCGAACCAAAAATTGCTTTATTAGGAGGTGAAGATGGTTTAGAACATATTACGGAAATAATTGAAAAAGCACCATTATTTTTAAAAGACAAGGGATGGTTGATTTTAGAGAATCATTTTGATCAAGGTGAAAAAGTAAAACAACTTCTTATTAAAAATAGATTTACATCAATAGAAATCGTGAATGATTTTTCAGGTATTGGTAGGTTTACTATTGGAAGATATAAATAG
- a CDS encoding L-threonylcarbamoyladenylate synthase: protein MNLVDCKTALKTLNSGLPIIFPTDTLPAIGCLPKFSNIIYEFKKRDRNKPLILMGSELKQLIDYVHESAKEDCENIASKYWPGALTMVIPASEKQTAILTSNDLTLGLRIPNSLIAQSLIRETGPLLTSSANISGFTGSITVEGITLDFPSLNILGPIPWEKISGKASTIIVWKKSGDWRIIREGEVLVRELY from the coding sequence ATGAATTTAGTAGACTGCAAAACAGCTTTGAAGACTCTCAATAGTGGTTTACCTATAATTTTCCCAACAGACACCTTGCCTGCAATAGGATGCTTGCCAAAATTTTCAAATATTATTTATGAATTTAAAAAAAGAGATAGAAATAAACCATTAATTCTTATGGGATCAGAACTCAAGCAATTAATAGATTATGTTCACGAATCAGCTAAAGAAGATTGTGAAAATATAGCTTCTAAATATTGGCCTGGCGCTCTGACTATGGTTATTCCTGCTTCAGAAAAGCAGACTGCAATCCTTACAAGCAATGATCTTACTCTTGGGTTGAGAATCCCAAATTCACTTATTGCTCAATCTCTCATTAGAGAAACAGGCCCATTATTAACTTCAAGTGCAAATATTTCTGGGTTTACCGGATCAATAACAGTTGAGGGTATTACTTTAGACTTTCCTTCTTTAAACATTCTAGGCCCTATTCCATGGGAAAAAATTAGTGGAAAAGCCAGTACTATTATAGTTTGGAAGAAAAGTGGCGATTGGAGGATTATTAGAGAGGGAGAGGTATTAGTTAGGGAATTGTATTAA
- the minE gene encoding cell division topological specificity factor MinE: MMTLRDLINKLLGRETASANTARERLQLVLAHDRVDMSSLTTDLLDKMRKEILDVVAKYVEIDFEEVAVSLETEDRMTALVANLPIKRTLSGEIKFKKNDKNVKRDKDIKK; the protein is encoded by the coding sequence ATGATGACTCTTCGAGACCTTATAAACAAATTACTTGGCAGAGAAACGGCTAGTGCAAATACGGCTAGAGAAAGATTACAACTTGTGCTTGCCCATGACAGGGTTGATATGAGTTCTCTAACAACTGATCTTTTAGATAAAATGAGGAAAGAAATTCTTGATGTTGTAGCTAAATATGTGGAGATTGATTTTGAAGAGGTAGCAGTTAGTTTAGAGACTGAAGATAGAATGACTGCATTAGTAGCCAACTTACCTATCAAGAGAACTCTTTCAGGAGAGATAAAGTTTAAAAAAAATGATAAAAATGTTAAAAGAGATAAGGATATCAAAAAGTAA
- the minD gene encoding septum site-determining protein MinD, whose protein sequence is MAENTRTILICSGKGGVGKTTLTANLGIALANSGATTAVLDADFGLRNLDLLLGLENRIIYTAQDVLDKNCRLEQALVRHKKEPNLALLPAGDPRMLDWMKPEDMKKISGMLSEKFDFVLVDCPAGVEDGFKNALAACKEAIVVTNPELSAVRDADRVIGILNTSEIEPIQLVINRVRPNMMASQEMLSIEDVQGILSLPLLGIVLEDEQVIISTNRGEPLTLTDSRSPAKKCYLNVSQRLTGKDVPIIDPKNEGKSLKDKFMRLMQTKVF, encoded by the coding sequence TTGGCGGAAAATACTCGCACAATTCTAATTTGCTCAGGAAAAGGTGGAGTTGGTAAAACCACTCTAACTGCTAATTTAGGCATAGCACTTGCTAATAGCGGAGCAACAACTGCAGTTTTAGATGCTGATTTCGGGTTAAGAAATTTAGATCTTCTTCTAGGATTAGAAAATCGCATTATCTACACAGCTCAAGATGTTCTTGACAAAAATTGTCGTCTTGAACAAGCATTGGTCAGGCACAAAAAGGAGCCTAATCTAGCTCTTTTACCAGCTGGAGATCCTAGAATGTTGGACTGGATGAAGCCTGAAGATATGAAAAAAATTAGTGGGATGCTTAGTGAAAAATTTGATTTTGTTCTAGTAGACTGTCCTGCTGGAGTAGAAGATGGTTTTAAAAATGCTCTTGCCGCCTGTAAAGAAGCCATTGTAGTTACCAACCCGGAATTATCTGCAGTTCGTGATGCCGATAGAGTAATAGGTATTCTTAACACCTCTGAGATTGAACCTATTCAACTTGTCATAAATAGAGTTCGCCCTAACATGATGGCTAGTCAAGAAATGTTATCTATAGAAGATGTTCAAGGGATCCTTTCTTTACCTTTATTAGGTATTGTTTTAGAGGATGAACAAGTAATAATAAGTACTAACAGAGGAGAGCCTCTAACATTAACAGATAGTAGATCTCCTGCGAAAAAATGCTATTTGAATGTTTCTCAAAGACTTACAGGAAAAGATGTTCCAATTATTGACCCCAAAAATGAAGGTAAAAGTCTTAAAGATAAATTCATGAGATTAATGCAAACAAAGGTTTTTTAA
- a CDS encoding septum site-determining protein MinC translates to MKIVINSIISNYVETISLEKLDKTYEIFKKFSDIKVPLKAKIFAINESISSHQLLKFKKIFDNINICSLCIYSNNRDTILAGKSLKIDSTFVKEKEVKNKLILLESKNKDDILHQGTIRSGDRISSNGNLCIIGDVNPGGIVSAKKNIYVWGKLLGIAIAGKGGNNNASITSLYLSPLQLRIADVIAIGPKDKPKNYYPEIAVIEKQTINIKPYLVET, encoded by the coding sequence ATGAAAATCGTTATAAATAGCATTATTAGTAATTATGTAGAAACTATATCTCTTGAAAAGCTGGACAAAACGTATGAAATATTCAAAAAATTTTCTGATATAAAAGTACCTCTAAAAGCAAAAATTTTCGCAATCAATGAGTCAATAAGTTCTCATCAATTATTAAAATTCAAAAAAATTTTTGACAATATTAATATTTGTTCTCTGTGCATTTACTCAAATAATAGAGACACAATATTAGCCGGAAAGTCTTTAAAAATAGATTCAACTTTTGTTAAAGAAAAAGAGGTTAAAAACAAGTTAATTCTACTCGAGTCAAAAAATAAAGACGATATTCTTCATCAAGGAACAATAAGATCAGGAGATAGAATATCTTCGAATGGAAACTTATGTATTATTGGAGATGTTAATCCAGGTGGAATAGTATCCGCCAAGAAAAATATTTATGTTTGGGGCAAACTACTAGGTATCGCTATCGCTGGCAAAGGTGGGAATAATAATGCTTCCATAACATCACTTTATTTAAGCCCATTACAGTTAAGAATTGCGGATGTAATAGCTATTGGGCCAAAAGATAAACCCAAAAATTATTATCCTGAAATTGCTGTAATAGAAAAACAAACAATTAACATTAAACCTTACCTAGTTGAAACTTAA
- a CDS encoding HD domain-containing protein, with translation MSIKGIFHDPIHKEIVFDSGKPEELMIMELIDTIAFQRLRRIKQLGAASLLFHGAESSRFTHSIGVFCIARKIYNRLIESKSSFCENKFILYGAALLHDLGHGPLSHTSEAIFDHNHEQWSRNLVENYSPINSILKKYDNELPRQIGELFQTKQLFSKPLKTLISSEIDCDRLDYLLRDSYNTGTKYGLVDLERIISALTFSPDGNIAIKPKGMIAIEHFLVLRNLMYRTIYNHRINEISTWILEKIIYTIKNKSEKKIWLDKSLSKWIFSPTEINFDDFIRNDDITFYYHLIRWKDESFKPLSTLCKMFIDRDLLKASDISFLNKIDRLNILAFARKLCEENNYDSEIFCGIKERSFKGFESNNALKIWDGIYQSSLENSSELIKTLMKSQESAFIIYPNVIKDKINKQISLIRNKFIV, from the coding sequence ATGAGTATTAAAGGAATTTTTCATGATCCAATTCACAAAGAAATAGTATTTGATTCAGGGAAGCCAGAAGAATTAATGATTATGGAATTAATTGATACAATTGCTTTTCAAAGACTAAGAAGAATAAAACAATTAGGGGCCGCATCATTACTATTTCATGGTGCAGAATCAAGTAGATTTACCCACTCAATTGGTGTTTTCTGTATCGCAAGAAAAATTTATAACAGATTAATTGAGAGTAAATCTTCATTTTGTGAAAATAAATTCATTCTTTATGGAGCAGCTCTATTACATGATTTAGGACATGGACCTTTAAGTCATACCAGTGAAGCAATATTCGATCACAACCATGAACAATGGTCTAGAAATTTAGTTGAAAATTATTCTCCAATAAATTCAATTCTTAAAAAGTATGACAACGAATTACCTAGACAAATCGGTGAATTATTTCAAACAAAACAACTATTTTCTAAACCTTTAAAAACCTTGATAAGCAGTGAAATAGATTGCGATCGTCTCGATTACCTTTTACGCGATAGTTACAACACAGGTACCAAATATGGCTTGGTAGATTTAGAAAGAATTATTTCAGCTCTTACTTTTTCACCTGATGGCAATATTGCAATCAAACCAAAAGGAATGATTGCTATTGAACATTTCTTAGTACTAAGAAACTTGATGTATAGAACTATTTATAACCACAGAATAAATGAAATATCAACATGGATTTTAGAAAAAATAATTTACACAATAAAAAATAAATCCGAGAAGAAAATTTGGTTAGATAAATCTCTTTCTAAATGGATATTTTCTCCTACTGAGATTAATTTTGATGATTTCATAAGAAATGACGATATAACCTTTTACTACCACTTGATTAGATGGAAAGATGAATCTTTTAAACCGCTATCTACCCTATGTAAAATGTTTATTGATAGAGATTTGTTGAAAGCATCAGATATAAGTTTTTTAAATAAGATTGATAGACTAAATATCCTTGCATTTGCTAGAAAATTATGTGAAGAAAATAATTATGATTCAGAAATATTTTGCGGAATAAAGGAAAGATCATTTAAAGGTTTTGAATCTAACAATGCATTAAAAATATGGGATGGCATCTATCAAAGTTCATTAGAAAATAGTTCTGAATTAATAAAAACTTTAATGAAATCTCAGGAAAGCGCCTTTATTATTTACCCGAATGTGATTAAAGATAAAATTAACAAACAAATTTCATTAATTAGAAATAAATTCATAGTTTAA